The proteins below come from a single Antricoccus suffuscus genomic window:
- the tmk gene encoding dTMP kinase, which yields MHGLFISFEGGEGVGKSTQIARLADRLRGHGHEVIVTLEPGGTPLGTELRRLVLNPDGHVTPRAEALLYAADRAHHVDTVIEPALAAGKVVITDRYADSSLAYQGVGRALDPQQMRELCEFAVGGRWPEVTILLDVDPIVGLRRARGDGAGDRIEAEGLEFHKAVRAAFLDLAGQDPDRFVVVDASGSLDEVAQRVRVAVDRHLESLPGATR from the coding sequence GTGCACGGGCTGTTTATCTCATTCGAAGGTGGCGAAGGCGTCGGTAAGTCGACGCAGATCGCCCGTCTCGCCGACCGTCTGCGCGGGCACGGCCACGAGGTGATCGTCACTCTCGAACCAGGCGGTACGCCGCTGGGCACGGAGCTACGCCGGCTGGTCCTCAACCCGGACGGGCATGTCACCCCCCGCGCCGAGGCGCTGCTCTATGCCGCGGACCGCGCGCACCACGTCGATACCGTCATCGAACCCGCGCTGGCCGCCGGCAAGGTGGTGATTACCGATCGATACGCCGACTCTTCGCTTGCCTACCAAGGGGTCGGGCGCGCGCTCGACCCGCAGCAGATGCGGGAGTTGTGCGAATTCGCGGTCGGAGGGCGCTGGCCAGAGGTGACGATCTTGCTCGATGTCGACCCGATCGTTGGGCTGCGCAGGGCTCGGGGTGACGGCGCCGGTGACCGGATCGAAGCGGAGGGCCTGGAATTCCATAAGGCTGTCCGCGCAGCGTTTCTCGACCTTGCCGGCCAGGATCCGGACCGGTTCGTGGTCGTCGACGCCTCGGGCAGCCTTGACGAGGTTGCACAACGTGTGCGGGTCGCAGTCGACCGGCATCTGGAGTCGTTACCGGGTGCGACCCGATGA
- a CDS encoding exodeoxyribonuclease III, with amino-acid sequence MEKNAYAAVPARIITSVRRTRILLTVISANVNGIRAAQRRGGVKWLADRDPHIICLQEVRANDKQLAAALSDSPLADMQVAHAPSDQAGRAGVAILSGRQPLEVRTGLGEFETDGRWVEADFVDGDSLLTVVSAYTHTGEADTPKQADKYRFMDAMHVRMDQFAQRAARGAGEALITGDLNVAHREVDMKNWRGNRGKAGFLEDERAYFDRWLGGEELDGAWVDLGRKHGGIGPGPYTWWTWRGQAFDNDTGWRIDYQLATRGLANRSVAAEVGRATTYAERWSDHAPLTVTYSA; translated from the coding sequence GTGGAAAAGAATGCGTACGCCGCCGTACCGGCCCGCATCATCACATCAGTACGAAGGACCAGAATTTTGCTCACCGTCATCTCCGCCAACGTCAACGGAATCCGCGCCGCGCAACGGCGCGGCGGAGTGAAGTGGCTAGCCGACCGTGATCCGCACATCATCTGCCTGCAGGAGGTGCGTGCAAACGACAAGCAGCTCGCCGCTGCGCTCAGCGACTCGCCCCTGGCAGACATGCAAGTCGCACACGCGCCGTCCGATCAGGCCGGCCGCGCGGGCGTCGCCATCCTGTCCGGGCGGCAACCTCTCGAGGTCCGGACCGGGCTCGGTGAGTTCGAGACCGACGGGCGGTGGGTCGAGGCTGACTTCGTCGACGGTGACAGTCTGCTGACGGTCGTGTCGGCGTACACCCACACCGGCGAGGCCGACACCCCGAAGCAAGCGGACAAGTACCGGTTTATGGACGCGATGCACGTACGCATGGACCAGTTCGCGCAGCGTGCCGCCCGTGGCGCAGGTGAAGCGCTCATCACCGGGGATCTCAATGTCGCGCACCGCGAGGTCGACATGAAGAACTGGCGCGGCAACCGCGGCAAGGCCGGATTTCTCGAGGACGAGCGCGCCTACTTCGACCGCTGGCTCGGCGGCGAAGAACTCGACGGCGCATGGGTCGACCTCGGTCGCAAGCATGGCGGCATCGGACCAGGTCCCTATACCTGGTGGACCTGGCGTGGTCAGGCCTTCGACAACGACACCGGCTGGCGGATCGACTATCAACTCGCGACGCGCGGCCTGGCGAACCGCTCGGTCGCCGCGGAGGTAGGTCGCGCGACGACGTACGCCGAACGGTGGAGCGACCACGCGCCCCTCACCGTGACCTACTCGGCCTGA
- a CDS encoding ABC transporter ATP-binding protein — translation MLVLDDLAVRYPGEPRPVFAGLTLTAHARLTTGVHAPSGSGKTTLLKTAALLLAPEHGNVTLDGSAVNGAGYAVPRDVRRKVGIVFQSPRSSTDGRLTLRQIICAPLSHDRGRLRPRHKDTAELVAQLTEQVQLSDDLLDRLPHQVSDGQLQRACLARALALDPKVLICDEPTAMLDAPTTAVIMRLLRAHADAGAAVLVASHDLPLLDATCDHAASLAELQSGDEVT, via the coding sequence ATGCTAGTCCTGGACGACCTCGCGGTGCGCTACCCGGGCGAACCGCGGCCGGTGTTCGCCGGCCTAACCCTCACCGCTCACGCGCGCCTGACCACCGGCGTACACGCGCCGTCCGGCAGCGGCAAGACGACCCTATTGAAGACGGCTGCGCTGTTACTTGCCCCAGAGCACGGCAACGTGACGCTGGACGGATCCGCCGTGAACGGCGCTGGCTACGCCGTACCACGGGACGTGCGTCGCAAGGTAGGAATCGTCTTCCAGTCGCCACGCTCATCAACCGATGGTCGACTGACATTGCGACAGATCATCTGCGCGCCACTGTCGCACGACCGCGGCCGGCTGCGGCCGAGGCACAAGGACACCGCCGAGCTGGTCGCCCAGCTGACCGAACAGGTCCAACTGTCCGACGATCTCCTCGACCGGCTCCCGCACCAGGTATCCGACGGTCAACTCCAGCGCGCATGCCTTGCCCGTGCCTTAGCGCTCGATCCGAAGGTGCTGATCTGCGACGAACCCACCGCGATGCTCGATGCGCCAACGACGGCGGTCATCATGCGGCTGCTTCGCGCTCACGCGGACGCGGGCGCCGCCGTACTTGTCGCGTCCCATGACTTGCCACTGCTGGACGCGACATGCGACCACGCCGCGAGTCTCGCCGAGCTTCAATCAGGAGACGAGGTCACGTGA
- a CDS encoding bifunctional MFS transporter/dTMP kinase, protein MWLSIGVSSLGDWLALLATISMAQQLTNHRSAAAQGVAISGVLLVRLLPDLLLAPLAGAIADRLDRRKVVIIGECLAGLLYLSIAIVYDLRYLYVAQFVIEGIGLFTVASKQTLWMSTVTKDKLPLGNQILMFTIYGSFPIAAVASALFSTINRFFTSAPIDPALADVRFAVILALVIDAVSYFASASIIYLNRRHLSPHPEQQSKHTGIFGLIAEGAKFVFGDRVIRSLYIGVIGAFAAGGITVGVAQLYVNTLGAGVAGFNILVGTAFTGLALGMVIGPRVLPSFSRRRVFGTSIAGAGLSLIGMAVVGDFVLGLAFSFGVGLCAGMAWILGYTMIGEEVEDRLRGRTFSFVQSSARIVLMMTLAVGPVLAGVFGHYSVNLGGVEVAISGPGLALLLAGAVALLIGMFAARHVSGARDIPVRAFLGRILLRRGNRLIASATNTGLFVVLEGADLERTRDYAQRIVDQLRSEGRPVVLTGEPTASPYGKRVSDVLRARAAGTESDLDIQPQTVVFLAAADRAEHVGQVIRPALERGDVVICDRYVDTTVAFLSSSHDADPEAIIRLSDWGNDGLQPDLTIVLDESAGREAIRHSYLSRVRASAEGYRVVPIPAETAADDAEESRPDPYDEVLDQVRRAMARNYMRIGPLAALSELGSPVGDEIDDDLEAAERDAPAVDSTAVDPPIEEDSSTDAPAVQQTTALPEEVAQSRRPAE, encoded by the coding sequence ATGTGGCTATCCATCGGCGTGTCCAGCCTCGGCGACTGGCTGGCGTTGCTCGCGACGATCTCGATGGCGCAGCAACTGACCAACCATCGTTCAGCGGCCGCGCAGGGCGTCGCGATCTCCGGCGTACTGCTCGTGCGTTTGCTGCCGGACCTCCTGCTCGCCCCCCTCGCCGGGGCGATCGCGGATCGGCTGGATCGCCGTAAGGTCGTGATCATCGGCGAGTGTCTGGCAGGTTTGCTGTATCTGAGCATCGCGATCGTCTACGACCTGCGCTACCTCTACGTCGCACAGTTCGTCATCGAGGGGATCGGCCTGTTCACGGTGGCCTCCAAGCAGACGCTGTGGATGTCGACGGTCACGAAGGACAAGCTGCCGCTGGGCAACCAGATCCTGATGTTCACCATCTATGGATCGTTCCCGATCGCGGCGGTGGCGTCGGCGCTGTTCTCGACGATCAACCGGTTCTTCACCTCGGCTCCTATCGATCCCGCCCTGGCCGATGTGCGGTTTGCGGTGATCCTCGCGCTCGTGATCGACGCGGTCAGCTACTTCGCCTCGGCCTCGATCATCTACCTCAACCGACGACATTTGTCGCCGCACCCCGAACAACAGTCCAAGCACACGGGCATCTTCGGGCTGATCGCCGAAGGTGCGAAGTTCGTCTTCGGCGACCGCGTGATCCGCTCGCTCTACATCGGCGTTATCGGTGCGTTCGCGGCCGGCGGTATCACCGTCGGCGTGGCGCAGCTCTACGTCAACACGCTCGGCGCGGGTGTCGCCGGCTTCAACATCCTCGTCGGTACGGCCTTCACAGGACTCGCGCTGGGCATGGTGATCGGGCCGCGCGTACTGCCTAGCTTCTCGCGGCGCCGTGTCTTCGGTACGTCGATCGCCGGCGCCGGCCTGAGCTTGATCGGGATGGCGGTGGTCGGCGACTTCGTACTCGGGCTCGCGTTCTCGTTCGGGGTCGGCCTCTGCGCCGGTATGGCGTGGATCCTCGGCTACACGATGATCGGCGAAGAGGTCGAGGATCGACTTCGCGGGCGGACCTTCTCATTCGTGCAGTCCTCGGCGCGGATTGTGCTCATGATGACCCTGGCCGTCGGGCCGGTGCTCGCGGGCGTGTTCGGCCACTACTCGGTCAACCTTGGCGGCGTCGAGGTAGCGATCTCGGGCCCCGGCCTGGCGCTCCTACTCGCGGGCGCCGTCGCGCTGCTCATCGGCATGTTCGCCGCACGGCACGTATCCGGCGCCCGGGACATCCCCGTGCGCGCGTTCCTAGGCCGGATCTTGCTACGCCGAGGCAACCGGCTGATCGCCTCGGCGACCAACACCGGGCTGTTCGTCGTGCTGGAAGGCGCGGACCTGGAGCGGACCCGCGACTACGCGCAGCGCATCGTCGACCAGTTGCGCTCCGAGGGACGGCCCGTCGTACTGACGGGAGAGCCGACGGCGTCGCCGTACGGCAAGCGCGTGTCCGATGTCCTGCGCGCACGCGCTGCCGGCACGGAATCGGATCTGGACATTCAGCCGCAGACGGTGGTCTTCTTGGCCGCGGCCGATCGCGCCGAGCATGTGGGACAGGTGATCCGGCCGGCCCTCGAACGCGGCGATGTAGTCATCTGCGACCGCTATGTCGATACCACGGTCGCGTTCCTGAGCAGTTCCCACGACGCCGATCCGGAGGCGATCATCCGCCTGTCGGACTGGGGCAATGACGGGCTGCAGCCCGACTTGACGATCGTCCTGGACGAGTCGGCCGGGCGAGAGGCGATCCGCCACTCGTACCTCAGCCGGGTCCGGGCCAGTGCCGAGGGTTATCGCGTCGTACCCATCCCTGCTGAGACCGCCGCCGACGACGCCGAGGAGTCGCGGCCGGACCCATACGACGAGGTCCTTGATCAGGTACGCCGGGCGATGGCGCGCAACTACATGCGGATCGGCCCGCTCGCCGCGCTGTCCGAACTCGGCTCGCCGGTCGGTGATGAGATCGACGACGATCTCGAGGCCGCGGAGCGCGACGCCCCGGCTGTCGACTCAACGGCCGTTGACCCGCCGATCGAAGAGGATTCGTCGACCGACGCGCCAGCAGTCCAGCAGACGACAGCGCTGCCCGAAGAGGTCGCTCAGTCTCGTCGGCCCGCCGAGTAG
- a CDS encoding LysR family transcriptional regulator encodes MTEVGRPLPDLDAIRLLVVIADCGSIGAAARREGITQPSASKRIAVLERRLGVELLRRSTRGSSLTDNGRVVTEWARGVLEATEALLTGSAALRAAHTGTLRVAASQTIAEYLVPIWLAKLRTAMPDAAVRLEVMNSAGVIDAVRASSCDVGFVESPGVPADLTATTVRRDELRLVVAPGHPFAGRASAVTRKELAASQLVVREVGSGTREVLERALGNLDAVDLLELDSNAAVKISVASGAGCTVISQLAVAAELADSRLVEVPVHGLDLRRLLRMVSRRDYRPNEVATTLARLAHHR; translated from the coding sequence ATGACTGAAGTGGGTCGTCCGTTACCGGACCTCGATGCGATCCGACTTCTCGTGGTGATTGCCGACTGCGGTTCGATCGGCGCGGCCGCCCGCCGGGAAGGCATTACCCAGCCATCAGCGAGCAAGCGGATCGCCGTACTCGAACGACGGCTCGGCGTCGAGCTGTTGCGACGTAGCACCCGCGGTTCTTCCCTCACCGATAACGGGCGGGTCGTCACCGAATGGGCGCGTGGGGTGCTTGAGGCCACCGAGGCACTCCTGACCGGATCGGCGGCCCTGCGCGCGGCGCACACCGGCACACTACGAGTCGCGGCAAGCCAGACGATCGCCGAGTATCTGGTCCCGATCTGGCTCGCGAAGCTGCGCACCGCGATGCCCGACGCCGCGGTCCGGCTCGAAGTCATGAACTCCGCGGGCGTCATCGACGCGGTCCGTGCCAGCAGCTGCGACGTCGGCTTTGTCGAGTCCCCCGGCGTACCAGCCGATCTGACCGCGACGACAGTACGACGCGACGAGCTGCGACTGGTGGTCGCACCGGGACATCCCTTCGCCGGTCGTGCGAGCGCCGTCACGCGCAAAGAGCTCGCCGCCAGCCAGCTCGTCGTCCGCGAGGTGGGCTCTGGCACCCGCGAGGTGCTCGAGCGTGCGCTCGGCAATCTCGACGCCGTCGACCTGCTTGAGCTGGACAGCAACGCTGCGGTCAAGATCAGCGTCGCGTCCGGCGCCGGGTGCACGGTGATCAGCCAGCTTGCGGTCGCGGCCGAACTCGCCGACAGCCGGCTTGTCGAGGTCCCCGTCCACGGGCTCGACCTGCGCCGACTGCTGCGCATGGTGAGCCGCCGCGACTATCGACCCAACGAGGTGGCCACCACACTGGCGCGGCTGGCCCACCACCGCTGA
- a CDS encoding DNA polymerase III subunit delta': MSAHMETTGVFAQLVGQDRAIEVLTAASAAAKELIDGSGSGTAMTHAWLFVGPPGSGRSVAARAFAQALQCRDGGCGHCQDCHTVKVGTHPDVHVVIPEGLSISVREIREIVRVAAFHPAGGRWQIVIIEDADRLTEGAANALLKAIEEPSAHTVFLLCAPTTHPDDVSVTIRSRCRVLPLRTPPAEAVAAVLIDRDGIDSEAAHWAARAAQGHVGRAKRLATDEVAKQRRAAVLAIPAKLVSMEACLSAADDLVGAAEADAAALADELDAPERESLMQSLGAGGTGKGTGAAPRGSAGAVKELERKQKARATRVQRDALDRALVDLTGFYRDVLLVHAGSDVPLSHADHQQEINQVASAVTPEWLLKSLDAIVAARQSLETNVKPRIALAALTTGLRLPRQ, encoded by the coding sequence ATGAGCGCGCACATGGAAACCACCGGCGTGTTTGCGCAGCTGGTCGGTCAGGACCGCGCAATCGAGGTCTTGACCGCGGCCTCCGCGGCGGCCAAGGAACTCATCGACGGCAGCGGCTCGGGTACGGCGATGACCCACGCGTGGTTGTTCGTCGGGCCGCCGGGATCGGGCCGCTCGGTCGCGGCGCGTGCCTTCGCGCAGGCGCTGCAGTGCCGCGACGGTGGCTGCGGACACTGCCAGGACTGCCACACGGTCAAGGTCGGCACGCACCCCGACGTACACGTCGTCATCCCCGAAGGTCTCTCGATCTCGGTCCGCGAAATCCGCGAGATCGTCCGCGTGGCGGCGTTCCATCCGGCCGGCGGACGTTGGCAGATCGTCATCATCGAGGACGCGGACCGGCTCACCGAAGGCGCGGCCAACGCCCTCCTCAAAGCGATCGAAGAACCCAGTGCGCACACCGTGTTCTTGCTCTGCGCGCCGACGACGCATCCCGACGATGTTTCGGTGACCATCCGGTCTCGGTGCCGGGTCCTGCCGCTGCGCACACCCCCGGCGGAGGCGGTCGCCGCCGTCCTGATCGACCGCGACGGGATAGACTCTGAGGCGGCCCATTGGGCGGCGCGGGCCGCGCAGGGTCACGTCGGGCGGGCCAAACGATTGGCCACTGACGAGGTCGCGAAGCAACGTCGCGCGGCTGTCCTGGCGATCCCGGCGAAGCTCGTCTCGATGGAAGCGTGCCTCAGCGCGGCGGACGACCTCGTCGGCGCCGCGGAAGCCGATGCCGCGGCGCTGGCCGACGAGCTCGATGCGCCCGAACGTGAGTCGCTGATGCAGTCGCTCGGTGCGGGAGGCACCGGCAAGGGCACCGGAGCCGCTCCTCGCGGATCGGCCGGAGCAGTCAAGGAGCTCGAACGCAAGCAGAAGGCGCGCGCGACGCGTGTGCAACGTGATGCGCTGGACCGGGCGCTGGTCGACCTGACCGGGTTCTACCGCGACGTACTTCTCGTTCATGCAGGCTCCGACGTACCGCTGTCGCATGCCGATCACCAGCAGGAAATCAACCAGGTCGCGTCCGCCGTCACGCCCGAATGGCTGCTGAAGTCGCTCGATGCGATCGTCGCCGCGCGGCAGTCGCTGGAAACCAACGTTAAACCGCGTATCGCGCTCGCCGCGTTGACAACTGGGTTGCGACTGCCACGTCAATAG
- a CDS encoding metallophosphoesterase family protein, which translates to MSSRSLRRRSSARLLPQRLAGMGLALVGTGLGMRLAGRSRINVGPAVLDVAIVFGRSGGTTVRVPPLGEARLATHKGPLRADARLVGVDVTVVRELIGAQKFALELPPLTPALVKTAARSGLGGVAGAAALAAITRRTAGSALTATITSVGALAGAGAVAAASLDKQSWRTPHLTGLLTRAPQLVGDVKHIPAQFSRYRKQLSEIAASVTGVFRGLGALPDAPPDDAIRLVHLSDIHNNPLAYAVAKSLVAQYAADAVLDTGDIGDWGTPQEAKTFEDVGTIGAPYVFVKGNHDSDKTLAALRKHDNVRILDGGATTDIAGLTIAGQADPRFTPDKSTGGDHVTKDALAAVGRQFADTVKGRSVDIALTHDPVVAAQLAGLVPLVLAGHTHKRGERRIDGTLLLTQGSSGGAGLRGVRQVPPDPLTASVLHIDRKRHTLVAVDEFTFGGLGRTEVSLVRRTAADLAPPASEATTPVTQTTGQTTIMQPPTDQTDPI; encoded by the coding sequence ATGTCCTCGCGCAGCCTGCGTCGCCGCTCTTCGGCCCGCCTCCTTCCGCAGCGGCTGGCCGGGATGGGACTCGCGCTCGTCGGCACGGGCCTCGGCATGCGCCTTGCCGGACGCTCCCGTATTAACGTTGGTCCGGCCGTGCTCGACGTGGCTATTGTCTTCGGCCGCTCCGGCGGTACGACGGTGCGGGTCCCGCCGCTTGGCGAGGCGCGGCTGGCTACCCACAAGGGACCGCTGCGCGCGGATGCGCGCCTGGTCGGAGTGGACGTGACCGTCGTCAGAGAGTTGATCGGCGCTCAAAAATTCGCGCTCGAACTGCCGCCGTTGACGCCCGCGCTCGTGAAGACCGCCGCACGTTCCGGTCTCGGTGGGGTAGCCGGCGCGGCAGCGCTTGCCGCGATCACGCGTCGTACCGCCGGATCCGCGCTCACAGCGACTATTACGTCGGTGGGGGCGCTGGCCGGAGCCGGTGCCGTCGCGGCCGCGTCACTCGACAAACAGTCCTGGCGTACGCCGCACCTGACCGGGCTGCTGACCCGGGCGCCGCAGCTGGTCGGGGACGTAAAGCACATCCCGGCACAGTTCTCTCGGTATCGCAAACAACTATCTGAGATCGCGGCCTCCGTGACTGGCGTGTTCCGCGGACTCGGGGCGCTCCCCGATGCACCGCCGGATGACGCGATCCGGCTCGTGCACCTCTCCGACATCCATAACAACCCGCTTGCGTATGCCGTCGCCAAGAGCCTTGTCGCGCAGTACGCCGCCGACGCCGTACTCGACACCGGCGATATCGGGGACTGGGGGACGCCGCAAGAGGCCAAGACATTTGAGGACGTCGGCACGATCGGCGCGCCGTACGTCTTCGTCAAGGGCAACCACGATTCCGACAAGACCCTTGCCGCACTGCGGAAACACGACAACGTGCGGATCCTTGACGGCGGCGCGACGACCGACATCGCGGGGCTCACGATCGCCGGCCAGGCGGACCCCCGCTTTACTCCGGACAAGTCGACCGGTGGCGACCACGTCACGAAAGACGCGCTTGCGGCGGTCGGTCGCCAGTTCGCCGACACCGTGAAGGGGAGGTCCGTCGACATCGCACTGACGCACGACCCGGTCGTCGCGGCGCAGTTGGCGGGGCTCGTCCCGCTTGTCCTGGCCGGTCACACGCACAAGCGTGGCGAACGCCGGATCGACGGCACGCTACTGCTCACGCAGGGGTCTAGCGGGGGCGCCGGCCTGCGCGGCGTACGGCAGGTGCCGCCGGACCCGTTGACAGCGTCGGTCCTGCACATCGACCGAAAACGGCACACACTGGTAGCCGTCGATGAATTCACGTTTGGCGGGCTGGGGCGGACCGAAGTGTCCCTGGTACGCCGTACCGCGGCGGACCTCGCACCTCCGGCGTCGGAGGCGACGACGCCAGTCACGCAGACGACGGGTCAGACGACGATCATGCAGCCCCCGACCGACCAGACCGACCCGATCTAG
- a CDS encoding PSP1 domain-containing protein, whose protein sequence is MRPLPRPIFGMVGPVGMLCAVSFTRNGQLYYYDPGDLDVRIGDKVLIPAEDVDEVAEVMWASQWVSEETDGFPKLVGRADEVDIDRAGVVRRSKAKARVAAKRLIKAHGLAMKFVGVDVAVPRGAKKHDRVTVFFSAPHRIDFRALVRDLGATLESRVELRQISARDEAKLSGSIGSCGRELCCSTFLKDFEPVTLRMAKDQDLPMNPLRISGACGRLMCCLKYEHPLYEKFKEDAPEIGSRVDTEQGSGVVVGHSVPSESVVVRMDEDGSRCACTLASVCGSRQEYEAHYLDP, encoded by the coding sequence ATGCGGCCGCTGCCGCGGCCGATCTTCGGTATGGTCGGACCTGTGGGCATGCTCTGCGCGGTTAGCTTCACCCGAAACGGTCAGTTGTACTACTACGACCCGGGCGATCTTGACGTGCGAATTGGCGACAAAGTTCTGATCCCCGCCGAGGACGTCGACGAGGTCGCCGAGGTCATGTGGGCCTCGCAGTGGGTGAGTGAGGAGACCGACGGCTTTCCCAAGCTCGTCGGCCGCGCCGACGAGGTCGATATCGATCGTGCGGGCGTCGTACGTCGGTCCAAGGCGAAAGCGCGGGTTGCCGCCAAACGGCTGATCAAGGCGCACGGTCTGGCGATGAAGTTTGTCGGGGTAGACGTGGCGGTGCCGCGCGGGGCCAAGAAGCACGACCGGGTCACGGTGTTCTTCTCCGCACCGCACCGGATCGACTTTCGCGCGCTGGTGCGCGATCTTGGCGCGACGCTGGAGAGCCGCGTCGAGTTGCGCCAGATTTCGGCTCGCGACGAGGCGAAGCTCAGCGGATCGATCGGCAGCTGCGGGCGGGAGCTGTGCTGTTCGACGTTCCTCAAAGACTTTGAACCCGTCACGTTGCGGATGGCTAAAGACCAGGATCTGCCGATGAACCCGCTGCGAATCTCCGGCGCGTGTGGCAGGTTGATGTGCTGCTTGAAATACGAGCATCCGCTGTACGAGAAATTCAAGGAAGACGCCCCCGAGATCGGTTCGCGGGTCGACACCGAGCAGGGCAGCGGTGTCGTGGTCGGGCATAGCGTGCCCAGTGAGTCGGTCGTCGTACGGATGGATGAGGACGGCTCGCGCTGCGCGTGCACGCTGGCCAGTGTCTGCGGCTCGCGCCAGGAATACGAGGCCCACTACCTCGATCCCTGA
- a CDS encoding SPFH domain-containing protein, producing MSTPGPGQFPPPTGPGPSAQRQPPAPQYAQPPAGQSQSPGQSVGPVGHAGAKVAVTEKHAWQVSGFLALAVSLVLFLFAAIELILAISNGSEDKSVAGNVALCIIAFILGLLLARPLIIIQPGQARVIQFFGRYVGTARRTGLTWVMPLTTRRPVSIKVHNFETSALKVNDADGNPVDVAAIVVWQVADTAKATFAVEDYGSFVAVQAESAVRHVATTHPYDDPTGSGTSLRGSTDLVSAELAREVATRVYVAGVQIVEVRISHLAYSSEIAQAMLQRQQASAIVAARERIVEGAVGMVEMAVNRLEANSVVTMDNERKSAMVSNLLVVLCGDQKATPVVNTGTSVI from the coding sequence GTGAGCACACCAGGACCGGGTCAGTTCCCGCCGCCAACCGGACCGGGGCCGTCCGCTCAGCGGCAGCCGCCGGCGCCGCAATACGCGCAGCCTCCGGCTGGGCAATCGCAGTCGCCGGGCCAGAGCGTTGGTCCCGTCGGGCACGCCGGGGCAAAGGTCGCGGTGACGGAGAAGCATGCGTGGCAGGTCAGTGGGTTCCTTGCGCTGGCCGTTTCTTTGGTGCTGTTTCTGTTCGCTGCTATCGAGCTGATCTTGGCTATTTCCAATGGTTCGGAAGACAAGAGCGTCGCGGGCAACGTCGCGTTGTGCATCATCGCGTTCATCCTGGGACTGCTCCTCGCCCGCCCGTTGATCATCATCCAGCCGGGGCAGGCACGCGTGATCCAGTTCTTCGGCCGTTACGTCGGTACGGCGCGACGCACCGGGCTGACCTGGGTGATGCCGTTGACGACGCGCAGGCCGGTATCGATCAAGGTGCACAACTTCGAGACCAGCGCCCTGAAGGTCAACGACGCGGACGGTAATCCGGTGGACGTCGCGGCGATCGTGGTCTGGCAGGTCGCCGACACCGCGAAGGCGACGTTCGCGGTCGAGGATTATGGCAGCTTTGTCGCCGTACAGGCGGAGTCGGCCGTGCGACACGTCGCGACCACCCATCCGTACGACGACCCCACGGGCAGCGGTACGTCGCTGCGTGGGTCGACCGATCTGGTGTCTGCGGAGCTCGCTCGTGAGGTTGCCACGCGGGTGTACGTCGCGGGAGTGCAGATCGTCGAGGTGCGCATCAGCCACCTTGCGTACTCATCCGAGATCGCCCAGGCGATGTTGCAGCGGCAGCAGGCCAGCGCGATCGTCGCGGCACGTGAACGGATTGTTGAGGGCGCGGTGGGGATGGTCGAGATGGCCGTCAACCGGCTTGAAGCCAACAGCGTGGTCACCATGGACAACGAACGCAAATCCGCGATGGTGTCCAACTTGCTGGTCGTCCTCTGCGGCGATCAGAAGGCAACGCCCGTCGTCAACACTGGTACTTCGGTTATATAA